GCCTTACAAGCAGGATGTCACTGGTTCGAGTCCAGTACTGCCCATTTTGATACCCATAGTCTAGGCGATCGCATCTGCTACGGTGACTATCCGTTGTGGCGGTCATTCATCGATGGGTGTGGTTGTCCAAAGCTGCCTTGCCCGCTCTGTCCATCGGGTATGGCAACTAGACGTCGTGCTCATATAGATAAAACCTAACTGCACAGGCTCATGAATATCGGCTTGTTGATGCCAATTTGAACTGTGTAGCCTCGACTTTATCTATCTAGTATATTTACACCGTCACCCCTTCTAGTTCTTCATCGGTTAACTCATAGAGCGATCGCAAAAGCCGCTACCGTAGTCTGTTAGCATACGGTCACCAAAATAAGCACCCATGAAAATCAACATTCTCACGATCGGGTCTCGCGGTGATGTTCAGCCTTACATCGCGCTGGGAGTAGGGCTACAGCAAGCGGGCTACACCGTCCAGCTCACCACCCACGACACCTTCAAAGATTTAATTCAACACTATGGTCTAGACTTCTGGCCCATTGGCGGTAATGTGCAAGCGATCGTCCAAGGAGAAGCAGGGCAGAGCATGATTGAATCCGGAGGCAATTCACTGCAAGCTCTGAGTCTTTTACGACAAGCGCTAGATCCGATTTTGGCAGAGTCCTTAGCCCAGACTTGGGCCTCTTGTCAGGATGCAGATGCCGTCATTAGCAGCGGCACAGCCTTTTTTGGCGATGATGTGGCGGAGTGTCTGGGACTACCGTCTTTCATTGCCCTCCTCCAACCCCTTTTGCCAACCGGATCAATCACCCACCCGATGGCTCCTCCCTTTCACCTGGGAAAAACCCTCAATCGTTGGGTCTATCAATTTTTCAACCGCTTTTACTGGCAGCTCTTCAAGCAATCGGTCAATGATTGGCGGCAGCGCACGCTGCACTTAGCGCCGCACCAAGAATGTCCGTTCTTGAGTCAGCGTTGGCGATCGCTGCCTAAGCTGTTGGGCTACAGTCCAGCAGTCATTCCTCATCCTCCCGACTGGGATGCCCACCACCATATAACGGGATACTGGTTTCTGGATGCGCCGCCGGATTTCACACCACCGGCTGATCTGCTGGCATTTTTGGATGCAGGAGACCCACCCATTTCGATTGGATTCGGCTCTATGACCAGCCGAGATGCAGAAACTATCACAGCGATCGCCCTGGCTGCATTAGAGAAAACCGGTCAACGGGGACTGCTGCTCACAGGATGGGGCGGCATTCAAAATACCGATCTTCCCGACCACATCTTTAAGCTAGACGCCATTCCCCATGACTGGCTGTTCCCCCGCATGAAGGCGATTGTTCACCATGGTGGTGCAGGAACAACAGCAGCAACGTTGCGATCGGGCATACCGGGGATTGTTGTACCGTTTTTTGCCGATCAACCCTTTTGGGGCAATCGCTCTGCTCAATTAGGCGTTAGTCCTCAACCCATTCCCAAAAAACGCCTCTCGATTGATTCTCTGGCCCATGCTATCCAGCAGGCAACCACAGACTCAGCCCTACGACAGCAAGCTCAGCATCTAGGAAGAACCATTCGGGCGGAGGATGGTATTGGTCAAGCTATGCAGGTGATCAACGCCACCCTCACCACTGCCAAGATTGCTTCGACGTAAGTTTGAGCTAGGTAAAGATAAAGCTGAAGTGATTGAGATTCAATACGTTGAGCGTCACTCTCAGCTTTTTTGTTGCTACACCGTCACCCCTTCTAGCTCTTCATCGGTTAACTCATAGAGCGATCGCAACTGACTAAGTTTCCGATCATCCGCAGCCCAAAAGCCGCGACCGTGAGCTTCTAGCATTCGTCCTACAATATTGCGAAACGCTTCGGGGTTAGCCCGCCGTAACTTCTCGGCCATCTCTGCATCAAGGGCATAGGTCTCGGCGGCTTGATCATAGACCCAGTGATCTTGGAAATCTGTCGTGCCGCTCCAGCCGATCAGAGCAGTCATGCGCTGGGAAATTTCGTAGGCTCCGCCAGAACCTTGGTCGGACATGGCTTCAGCCCATTTAGGATTAAGGAGCTTGGTGCGATATTCCATGCGCAGGAGAGATTCTAAACTGCGAGGGGTAGTGTCTTTGGAGAAGCTTTCCACGAAGCTAGCAGTGACTTTCTTGCCGCGTTTCTGTTCGGCTGCCTGTTTCAGCGCGCCGGTGTTAGCGTAATATTCCTGAATATCGGTTAAGCCATATTCCACGGAGTCGATCTGTTGCACAATGCCGTCGGTGGACTGGAGTAAGATATCTAAAATTTCGGGGCGCGACTGCCCTTTATCGTGGCGACCATAGCTAAAGGTGTTGCGACCTTTCCAGGTGTCGGCTAGCTCTTTCCCGGTTTCCCAGTTGGAATCCACGACGCGATCGTTGACTAAGGAACCAAAGTCACCAGCGGGATTGGAAAAGAGACGGGCACAGGGATTTTCGACACCTTGAGCTTGGAGGGCGATCGCATGTTTGCGAATAAAGTTACGCTCAATCGGCTCGTCGGCTTGGGCGGCGCGCTGGAATAGATCGTCGAGTAACTCAATCACGTTGACGAAGCTATCGCGGAAGATGCCGGATAAGTTACCCAGGACATCAATGCGGGGATGATCGAGGTCGTCTAGGGAAATCAGGTCGTAGCGGACAATGCGGCCGGTGCCTTCTTTCACCGGTGCAGCTCCCACCAGTTCCAGTAAGATACCGATGGATTCGCCCTTGGTTTTGATCGTATCCAAGCCCCAGAGCATCACCGCAATGGTTTCTGGATAGGTTCCCTGGGCGTCCTGGTGTTGGGCGATCAACTGGCGAGCGATCGCTTTCCCGCGTTCGTAGGCGGCGGGGGAGGGCATCCGGTAGGGATCGAGGGCGTGGATGTTACGGCCGGTGGGTAAGACGCCGGGGCCGTCGCGCAACAGATCGCCGCCGGGGGCGGGGGGAATATATTCGCCGTTGAGGCCGCGCAGTAGGTTGGTGAGTTCGTCAGTGGTTTGGGCCAGGCGGTGGGTGATCTCCTGGGCGATCGCCGCTTGGTCTTGATCATCGTCAGGGCGATCGCCAAAGTAGGCGGATAAATAGCCCTGCACTTGGTCTGGATTTGGTGCTTCCCCGAGGATGTGCAATCCCGAAGAAAAGAGGCGGGCTTCGAGCACTTGCAGATAGTCGTAGAGCTTGACCAGGTAGTGGCGGAAGCGATCGCTGCTGAACATGCGGACGGTTTCAGGACTGAAGGCTAGGCCAAGGCGCTTGGCATCGTCAAAGGGACAGTCGGCTTCTAGACCAGTATCCAGAACTTTTTTACAGATAATCTCGGTGAGTCCGTCGTTTTTCTCGGGATCCTCGCGATACTCGGCGATCAAATCCCGTAGGGTCACCAGTTCTTTATACAAACCAGCTCGACCGTAGGGCGGTACGTTGTGGGAAATCAGCACGCCGTAGCCCCGCCGCTTGGCCAGCATCGACTCGGAGGGATTATTGGCCGCATAGATATAAAGATGGGGCAGATTGCCTAGGAGGACGTCCGACCAGGAATAGCCAGTGTTGCCGAGGGGGGAGCCGGGCAGCCATTCCACCGTGCCGTGCATCCCAAAGTGGAGCACCACATCGGCTTGGAAGTCGTGCTGGAGCCATTGGTAGAAGGCGGCATATTGGGGATGGGGCGTCAGATCTCGCTCAAACATCAGCCGCATGGGATCGCCCTGGAGACCCAGGGGCGGCTGCACGCCAATCCACAGATTACCCAACTGCACGCCGCCCAGCAGGTAGCGGCTATCCTCGGGATGTTCGCCGGTGAGGGTGCGAATGCCGCTCTGGGTGAGGGATTTCCACTGTTTTTCCACCCGGCGGGTGAGCAGGTAGCCCAGCCATTTCTCCAACTGGCGGGGGGCGACGGTGGTGGTTTGGCCATCGGTCAGCCGAGAGCCGGGGGGCATGGCGGAGACAAACAGATCGTCTGCGGCCTTCACTTGGGCAATCAGGGCTTCCCCATCCTCTGGTAGCGGGTCGTTGCCGAGATCGTACCCCTCAGATTCCAAGGCCCGTAGGACGTTCATCAGCGATTGAGGCACATTCAGCAGGGCGGCGGTGCCGGTTGCGCCGTAGCCGGGGGGAAAGCCGTAGAGAATAATCGCCAGCTTGCGATCGCTCTTGGGTTTGCGGCGCAGGGCAATCCATTGGTTCAGCCGACCCGTCAGCCGTTTCACCCGTTCGGGCACTAGGTAAATCTTGTCGCCCACCAAGCCGCCTAGGGGCACCGGATCGATGGCTCCGTCGAGTTCGGGCAGGGCATAGAGCACCACGCTTTGCAGACCGCCGATACCCTGGCGTGTCCAGGAATGAATATCTTGAATCAGCAGCGGCGCGGAGACGACATAGGGCACATTTTTGGCACTGAGGATGCGCTTGGCTACCTCCACCTGCCGCCCGGCTTCCATGGATCCGGCCGGGCCGCCCACCAGGGGAAAGCCAATGGTCGAGGTAATGGCATCCACCGTCACGGCATCCGTGGAGAGGGAGGGAAGGTCTACGGTGCCCTGCTGGCGCTGGGCCTGTTCGTGGGCGGTGGTCATCCAGTCGCGCACCGCTACGTGGCCTTCCACACCGTTAATAAAGATGGGAATGGGAATCAGCCCGGCTTGCTCAAAATGCCGGATCAGTTGGGGAATGTAGGGCTGGCGGGTGATCACATGCTTGCGGTAGAGCAGCAGACCGACGCGGGGAGCGGTGGCAGCTAGGGAAGATTGGCTCAGGTACCAGTCGAGGTAGGAGCGGGGGGATAGAAAATAGCCGTCGTAGTCGGGATGGAGCAGCCCCATGTTGGGGGTTTCCAGCATCGGCGGAATCTCGCCAACGGTTAGCCCTAGGTAGGTTTTGGCCAGGTACCCGGCCATAGCCGCCACGTTGTCGCTGCCGCCCGCATTCCAATAGCCGTAGATGATCAGCCAGTTGCGCAGATCCTGCACCTTGCCCACGGGGATGTATTTCAGAAGCTTGGGGCCAACCTTGAGGAAGCTGATGTAGCCGGCCAGCTTGTCTTCCTCCCGCTGGCTGCCGCCAAACTTGCTAAGGATAAACTGCACCGGCTTGGGCATACCTTTAGGCTTGTCGCCGATGGCAAACTTGCCCAGTTGGGTGAGGCTCATCAGTTCCAAGGCCGACTCAAACACCAGGCGAATGGGAATCTGCTGTACCCGCTCCCGCAGCCAGAGGACTTGATCGTAGTCAAACATCAGGCTGGCGAAAAACACATCAGCACCCTGGAGCGCCTGCTCAACCGCCTGGGGATCCGCTGCCAGATCGCGATCGCTAAACACCTGCATCTGTAGCTCAGGACAGCGATCGCTCACCTCTCGGGCCGCTTGGCGATAGAGATCGGCATTAAATGACTCAAACCCAGCGATTAACACGATGCGTTTCATGGCAGTCCCTAACGGTTCCAGCTACTTTGATCCTAGGCATAATTCCCAGCAATCGCCCAATCTCGCCCAAAAACGTGACCGATCCCCATCGGTGAAATCCAGAGCTGAAAAGACATGGGAGCGATCGCCCTTAACATTGTTGCAATAAATTTACAATTAAATGAGTGCCTACTTCAGGATATGTCAAATATTGTAAATTTTTGTCTCAGTTTTTTTATCAAATTGTTTCAGATCTTAGGAGGGTGCGGTTTCTGACCTGGTTTTTCTGGTACAAACACTCAATAGTAGTGATTTGAGCAAGCCTCAATCTGGCAGCTTTACAGGAGCCTCACTGAATGTTCACTTATGTCAAGCCCGCGATCAGACACATTGAGCCGGAAAATCTTCAGAACCGTTCGCTGCTCAAGGTTGTCTATGTGGTGCTAGAGCCGCAGTACCAAAGCGCCTTATCCGCGGCGGTTCGCTCGATTAACCAGAACAACCCCAATCTCGCCATCGAAATCAGCGGGTATCTGCTAGAAGAACTCCGCAGCCCAGAAAACTACGAAGCTTTTGAGAAGGACGTCGCCAACGCGAATGTCTTCATTGCCTCTTTGATTTTCATCGAAGAGCTTGCGGAAAAGGTGGTGACAGCGGTGGAGCCCCACCGCGATCACCTCGACGTGGCGGTGGTGTTCCCCTCCATGCCGCAAGTGATGCGCCTCAACAAGATGGGTACCTTCTCCATGGCCCAGCTTGGTCAATCCAAGAGCGCCATCGGCGAGTTCATGAAGAAGCGCAAGAAGCAGTCGGGCAGCAGCTTCCAAGACGCCATGCTCAAGTTGCTCAACACCTTGCCCAAGGTGCTGAAGTATCTACCCATGGACAAGGCCCAGGATGCTCGCAACTTCATGCTCAGCTTCCAGTATTGGCTGGGTGGCTCGGCGGAAAACCTGGAAAACTTCCTGCTGATGTTGGCCGACAAGTATGTCTTCAAAGACCAAGTATCCCAAGATGGGGAAGCTCTGCACTACCAAGAGCCGGTCACCTACCCCGACATGGGCATCTGGCATCCCTTGGCTCCGCGCATGTTTGAGGATGTGCAGGACTATTTGACCTGGTATAACAGCCGTCCTGATATTTCCGATGACCTCAAAGATCCCCTCGTGCCCACGGTGGGCATGGTGCTGCAGCGCACCCACTTGGTCACCGGGGATGATGCCCACTATGTGGCCATGGTGCAGGAGCTGGAATGCATGGGCGCACGGGTGATCCCGGTGTTTGCCGGCGGACTCGACTTCTCAAAACCCGTCGATGCCTATTTCTACTACCCCAATTCCCCCGGCAAGACCCTCGTCGATACGGTGATTTCCCTTACCGGTTTTGCCCTGGTTGGCGGCCCCGCTCGGCAGGATCATCCCAAGGCCATCGACGCCCTCAAGCGCCTCAACCGTCCCTACATGGTGGCGCTGCCCTTGGTGTTCCAAACCACCGAAGAATGGCAGGATAGCGACCTGGGTCTCCACCCGATTCAGGTGGCGCTACAAATTGCTATTCCCGAACTGGATGGAGCCATTGAACCGATCATCCTCTCCGGTCGCGATGGGGCCACGGGGAAAGCGATCGCTCTCCAAGATCGGGTTGAAGCCATCACCCAACGGGCCATGAAATGGGCCACCCTCCGCCGTAAGCCCAAGGTGGATAAGAAGGTGGCGATTACCATCTTCAGCTTCCCGCCCGATAAAGGCAACGTGGGTACTGCCGCCTACCTCGACGTGTTTGGCTCCATCTACGAAGTGGTGAAGGCGCTGAAGGGCAACGGCTACGACATTCAAGACCTGCCCGATTCGCCCCAAGCGCTGATGGAAGCGGTGATCCATGATGCCCAGGCCCAATACGCCAGCCCCGAGCTGAATGTGGCCTACCGCATGTCGGTGCCAGAGTATGAGGAGCTAACGCCTTACCATAAGCGCTTGGAAGATAGCTGGGGCCCTGCGCCAGGACATCTCAACTCCGATGGTCAGAATCTGCTGATCTACGGTAAGTCCTTCGGCAACGTGTTCATCGGGGTTCAGCCCACCTTCGGCTACGAAGGCGACCCGATGCGGCTGCTGTTCTCCCGTTCCGCCAGCCCCCACCATGGCTTCGCCGCCTACTACACCTTCCTCGAACGCATCTGGCAGGCGGACGCGGTGCTGCACTTTGGCACCCACGGCTCCCTAGAGTTCATGCCGGGTAAGCAAATGGGCATGTCGGGCGAATGCTACCCCGATAGCCTGATTGGCACTATTCCCAACCTCTACTACTACGCGGCGAATAACCCTTCAGAAGCGACGATCGCCAAGCGCCGTAGCTATGCCGAGACCATCAGCTACCTGACGCCCCCAGCCGAAAATGCTGGGCTGTACAAAGGTCTGAAGGAACTCAGCGAACTGATTGCCTCCTACCAAACCCAGAAGGAAAGCGGCCGGGCGATTCAAATCGTCAATGCCATTGTGGATAAATGTCGCTTGGTGAATCTGGATAAGGACATCGATCTACCGGAGGTCGAGGCCGATCAGCTTTCCATGGAAGAGCGGGACAATCTCATCGGCAAGGTCTATATCCGCCTGATGGAAATTGAGTCGCGGCTGTTGCCCTGCGGTCTGCATATCATCGGTCAACCACCGACGGCAGAGGAAGCGATCGCCACCCTGGTGAATATCGCCAGCCTCGATCGCGCCGAAGATGATCTGCTGGGTCTACCGCGCATCATCGCCACCAGCATTGGCCGTAACTTGGATGATATCTACAAGAACAGCGATCGCGGCGTTCTAGAAGACGTGCAGTTGCTCTACGACATCACCCAAGCCACCCGCGTCACCGTGGCTGCCTTAGTTCAGGCCCAAACCGATGCAGAGGGTCGGGTGTCCTTGGTCTCCAAGCTCAACTTCTTCAACATGGGCAAGAAGGAGCCATGGCTGCAGGCGCTGACCGATGCAGGCTACCCCAATGTGGATGTGGACGCCCTCAAGAAGCTGATGGAATATCTGGAATTCTGTCTGCAGCAGGTCTGCGCGGATAACGAGCTGGGCGCTCTGCTGAAGGCGCTGGAGGGTGAATACGTCATCCCTGGCCCCGGCGGCGACCCAATTCGCAACCCCGATGTCCTGCCCACCGGCAAAAATATCCACGCTCTCGATCCTCAGTCCATTCCCACCACCGCTGCGGTGCAGTCCGCCACCATCGTGGTCGATCGCTTGCTCGATCGCCAACGGGCCGAAAATGGTGGAGCCTATCCCGAAACCGTGTCCTTCGTCCTCTGGGGCACCGACAACATCAAAACCTACGGTGAATCCTTGGCCCAGGTGATGATGCTGGTGGGTGTGCGGCCGGTGCCAGATTCCCTCGGTCGGGTGAACAAGCTGGAACTCATTCCCCTAGAGGAACTGAAACGTCCTCGTATTGACGTGGTGGTCAACTGTTCTGGGGTCTTCCGCGACCTGTTTATCAACCAAATGAACCTGTTGGATCGGGCTATCAAGATGGCCGCCGAATCCGATGAGCCCATTGAGATGAACTTTGTGCGCAAGCACGCCCTGCAGCAGGCAGAAGAGATGGGCATCCATCTGCGCCAAGCCGCTACCCGCGTATTTTCCAACGCCTCCGGTTCCTACGCCGCCAACGTCAACCTGGCCGTGGAAAACAGCACCTGGGAAAACGAGTCGGAACTGCAGGATATGTACCTGCGCCGCAAGGGCTTTGCCTTCAACTCCGACAACCCTGGCATGATGGACGAGTCACGGGAGATCTTCGAAGCCTCCCTGAAGACCGTGGATGTCACCTTCCAAAACCTGGATTCGTCAGAAATTTCCCTGACGGATGTGTCCCACTACTTCGACTCCGACCCCACCAAGGTGGTCGCCAATCTGCGCAAGGACGGCAAGACCCCGTCGTCCTTCATCGCCGATACCACCACAGCCAATGCTCAGGTACGCAGCCTGTCAGAAACCGTGCGCCTCGATGCCCGCACCAAAATGCTCAATCCCAAGTGGTACGAAGGGATGCTCTCCCACGGCTACGAAGGCGTGCGGGAACTATCGAAGCGATTGGTGAACACGGTCGGCTGGTCGGCAACGGCGGGCGCTGTAGACAACTGGGTCTACGAAGATGTGAACACCACCTTCATGGAAGACGAGGAGATGCAAAAGCGGTTGATGAACCTCAACCCCCACTCCTTCCGCAAGATGGTGACCACGCTGCTGGAGGTCAACGGTCGTGGCTACTGGGAAACCAGCGAAGAAAACCTCGATCGCCTACGCCAGCTCTACCAAGAAGTGGAAGACCGCATCGAAGGCGTTGAGTAGTCTATGACAAGGAGGGTAGGGTCTGCCTACGGGTTGCCCCTACCCCAGCTTTGGCAGAAAATTTGACGCTGAAGGCGTCACCTGAATTACAATGTATGCTATTCTAGTTAAGCATTGTAATTCATTGCAATTCGGGGCGTAGCGCAGCTTGGTAGCGCACCACTTTGGGGTAGTGGGGGTCGTGGGTTCAAATCCCGCCGCTCCGATTTTAAGAAATCTCGCATCACTGCGGGATTTTTGATTTTTAAATCCTGCTAGGTAGGTGAACTCGGCATTGCAGAATAACAGTATGATTCCGCAACGCCGTCCCCAACCACCGTTCAAGCATCCCCCCTACAGCACCGGAGCTGATATCTTCACCGATGCCCAGATACGCTTGAGCAACTGTTCAAAAGGTTGCCAGTCATCATCCACAGTAATCGGCTCCCACACCGCTTCAATCTGCGATCGCAGCAGGATGGTATCGGGATTCCAGCGATTGAGCCTTGCCGCCACCGCCTCATGCTCTGCCGCAGCGATCGCCCTATGGTAGAGCGATCGCCATTCTTGGAGATGGGCTGGGTGAAATTGGGACTCATCCAGTTCACAGCCAGGCTGGGCGATCGCCCCATTCAACATCAAGGATGCATCCTGCCACCACAGGGGCGACACCTGCTGCCGCAGCATCAGGAAAAAGGCATGGTAGCTGATGTCGCTGTCCACCAAAAGCTGGAGCGTCGTTTGCAGCAAAGGAATACCGAGGTCATCCGGCACATGCGCCAAGCCCAGTTTTTGCAGCATCAACCGCCGATACTCTGTGGTGAAGCGATCGCCAAATCCAGCTAAGGCATCCTTCATGACATCCGCCGACAGTACAGCCTTCAACGGCACCTGAAGCCGCTCTAGATTCCATACACAGGCCGCCGGTTGATTAGCGTAGCAGTAGCGACCGCTGTAGTCAAAATAGGCGGCCGTGAAGCGAGGATCGTAGCGATCCAGGAAGGCATAGGGGCCGTAGTCAAAGCTTTCGCCGGTGATCGACATGTTGTCGGTGTTTAACACCGCATGGCAAAAACCCGTCATCATCCACTGGGCCGTCAAGTCCGCTGTCCGCTGCACCAGCTCTTGGTAAAACAACTCGTAGCGATCGCTCTCCTCCCAGAGATGGGGATAGTAGGTGACAATCACATGGTTGAGCAACCGCTGAATTAAGTCTGGACGCTGAATATAGTGCAGACGCTCAAAGGTGCCAAAGCGAATATGGGAACGGCTGAAGCGCACCATCACCGAGGCACGGGTGGGGGACGGTTCGTCACCCCGCCATAGGGAATCGCCGGTTTCCACCAAACTTAGGCAGCGAGAGGTGTTGACCCCCAGCACATGCAGCATTTCCGCCGCCAACACCTCCCGCACGCCGCCCTTCAGGGTGAGGCGGCCATCACCGCCTCGGGAGTAGGGCGTTGTCCCCGATCCCTTGGTACCCAGGTCGTAGAGATCGCCATCCGTACCCCGCACCTGACCGTATAAGAAGCCGCGACCATCCCCCAAAAAGGGATTATATTCCCCAAACTGATAGCCATGGTAGCGCAGGGCCAGCAGCGGTTCCCGTCCCTTAAAGGCTGCAAAGGCTTCGATAAAATCGCCATCGGTCACCGACTCAGGCGATAGCCCTAACCGGGGTAACAGGGCATCGTTACGAAAGCGCAGGATCTGCTGAGGAAAATCTGCAGCGGCGACCACATCATAGTAATCATCACCGA
The Leptolyngbya sp. CCY15150 DNA segment above includes these coding regions:
- a CDS encoding glycosyltransferase, which gives rise to MKINILTIGSRGDVQPYIALGVGLQQAGYTVQLTTHDTFKDLIQHYGLDFWPIGGNVQAIVQGEAGQSMIESGGNSLQALSLLRQALDPILAESLAQTWASCQDADAVISSGTAFFGDDVAECLGLPSFIALLQPLLPTGSITHPMAPPFHLGKTLNRWVYQFFNRFYWQLFKQSVNDWRQRTLHLAPHQECPFLSQRWRSLPKLLGYSPAVIPHPPDWDAHHHITGYWFLDAPPDFTPPADLLAFLDAGDPPISIGFGSMTSRDAETITAIALAALEKTGQRGLLLTGWGGIQNTDLPDHIFKLDAIPHDWLFPRMKAIVHHGGAGTTAATLRSGIPGIVVPFFADQPFWGNRSAQLGVSPQPIPKKRLSIDSLAHAIQQATTDSALRQQAQHLGRTIRAEDGIGQAMQVINATLTTAKIAST
- the bchH gene encoding magnesium chelatase subunit H; translated protein: MKRIVLIAGFESFNADLYRQAAREVSDRCPELQMQVFSDRDLAADPQAVEQALQGADVFFASLMFDYDQVLWLRERVQQIPIRLVFESALELMSLTQLGKFAIGDKPKGMPKPVQFILSKFGGSQREEDKLAGYISFLKVGPKLLKYIPVGKVQDLRNWLIIYGYWNAGGSDNVAAMAGYLAKTYLGLTVGEIPPMLETPNMGLLHPDYDGYFLSPRSYLDWYLSQSSLAATAPRVGLLLYRKHVITRQPYIPQLIRHFEQAGLIPIPIFINGVEGHVAVRDWMTTAHEQAQRQQGTVDLPSLSTDAVTVDAITSTIGFPLVGGPAGSMEAGRQVEVAKRILSAKNVPYVVSAPLLIQDIHSWTRQGIGGLQSVVLYALPELDGAIDPVPLGGLVGDKIYLVPERVKRLTGRLNQWIALRRKPKSDRKLAIILYGFPPGYGATGTAALLNVPQSLMNVLRALESEGYDLGNDPLPEDGEALIAQVKAADDLFVSAMPPGSRLTDGQTTTVAPRQLEKWLGYLLTRRVEKQWKSLTQSGIRTLTGEHPEDSRYLLGGVQLGNLWIGVQPPLGLQGDPMRLMFERDLTPHPQYAAFYQWLQHDFQADVVLHFGMHGTVEWLPGSPLGNTGYSWSDVLLGNLPHLYIYAANNPSESMLAKRRGYGVLISHNVPPYGRAGLYKELVTLRDLIAEYREDPEKNDGLTEIICKKVLDTGLEADCPFDDAKRLGLAFSPETVRMFSSDRFRHYLVKLYDYLQVLEARLFSSGLHILGEAPNPDQVQGYLSAYFGDRPDDDQDQAAIAQEITHRLAQTTDELTNLLRGLNGEYIPPAPGGDLLRDGPGVLPTGRNIHALDPYRMPSPAAYERGKAIARQLIAQHQDAQGTYPETIAVMLWGLDTIKTKGESIGILLELVGAAPVKEGTGRIVRYDLISLDDLDHPRIDVLGNLSGIFRDSFVNVIELLDDLFQRAAQADEPIERNFIRKHAIALQAQGVENPCARLFSNPAGDFGSLVNDRVVDSNWETGKELADTWKGRNTFSYGRHDKGQSRPEILDILLQSTDGIVQQIDSVEYGLTDIQEYYANTGALKQAAEQKRGKKVTASFVESFSKDTTPRSLESLLRMEYRTKLLNPKWAEAMSDQGSGGAYEISQRMTALIGWSGTTDFQDHWVYDQAAETYALDAEMAEKLRRANPEAFRNIVGRMLEAHGRGFWAADDRKLSQLRSLYELTDEELEGVTV
- a CDS encoding magnesium chelatase subunit H, with the translated sequence MFTYVKPAIRHIEPENLQNRSLLKVVYVVLEPQYQSALSAAVRSINQNNPNLAIEISGYLLEELRSPENYEAFEKDVANANVFIASLIFIEELAEKVVTAVEPHRDHLDVAVVFPSMPQVMRLNKMGTFSMAQLGQSKSAIGEFMKKRKKQSGSSFQDAMLKLLNTLPKVLKYLPMDKAQDARNFMLSFQYWLGGSAENLENFLLMLADKYVFKDQVSQDGEALHYQEPVTYPDMGIWHPLAPRMFEDVQDYLTWYNSRPDISDDLKDPLVPTVGMVLQRTHLVTGDDAHYVAMVQELECMGARVIPVFAGGLDFSKPVDAYFYYPNSPGKTLVDTVISLTGFALVGGPARQDHPKAIDALKRLNRPYMVALPLVFQTTEEWQDSDLGLHPIQVALQIAIPELDGAIEPIILSGRDGATGKAIALQDRVEAITQRAMKWATLRRKPKVDKKVAITIFSFPPDKGNVGTAAYLDVFGSIYEVVKALKGNGYDIQDLPDSPQALMEAVIHDAQAQYASPELNVAYRMSVPEYEELTPYHKRLEDSWGPAPGHLNSDGQNLLIYGKSFGNVFIGVQPTFGYEGDPMRLLFSRSASPHHGFAAYYTFLERIWQADAVLHFGTHGSLEFMPGKQMGMSGECYPDSLIGTIPNLYYYAANNPSEATIAKRRSYAETISYLTPPAENAGLYKGLKELSELIASYQTQKESGRAIQIVNAIVDKCRLVNLDKDIDLPEVEADQLSMEERDNLIGKVYIRLMEIESRLLPCGLHIIGQPPTAEEAIATLVNIASLDRAEDDLLGLPRIIATSIGRNLDDIYKNSDRGVLEDVQLLYDITQATRVTVAALVQAQTDAEGRVSLVSKLNFFNMGKKEPWLQALTDAGYPNVDVDALKKLMEYLEFCLQQVCADNELGALLKALEGEYVIPGPGGDPIRNPDVLPTGKNIHALDPQSIPTTAAVQSATIVVDRLLDRQRAENGGAYPETVSFVLWGTDNIKTYGESLAQVMMLVGVRPVPDSLGRVNKLELIPLEELKRPRIDVVVNCSGVFRDLFINQMNLLDRAIKMAAESDEPIEMNFVRKHALQQAEEMGIHLRQAATRVFSNASGSYAANVNLAVENSTWENESELQDMYLRRKGFAFNSDNPGMMDESREIFEASLKTVDVTFQNLDSSEISLTDVSHYFDSDPTKVVANLRKDGKTPSSFIADTTTANAQVRSLSETVRLDARTKMLNPKWYEGMLSHGYEGVRELSKRLVNTVGWSATAGAVDNWVYEDVNTTFMEDEEMQKRLMNLNPHSFRKMVTTLLEVNGRGYWETSEENLDRLRQLYQEVEDRIEGVE
- a CDS encoding YdiU family protein — its product is MVSANPFLNLDYEPALEAIGDDYYDVVAAADFPQQILRFRNDALLPRLGLSPESVTDGDFIEAFAAFKGREPLLALRYHGYQFGEYNPFLGDGRGFLYGQVRGTDGDLYDLGTKGSGTTPYSRGGDGRLTLKGGVREVLAAEMLHVLGVNTSRCLSLVETGDSLWRGDEPSPTRASVMVRFSRSHIRFGTFERLHYIQRPDLIQRLLNHVIVTYYPHLWEESDRYELFYQELVQRTADLTAQWMMTGFCHAVLNTDNMSITGESFDYGPYAFLDRYDPRFTAAYFDYSGRYCYANQPAACVWNLERLQVPLKAVLSADVMKDALAGFGDRFTTEYRRLMLQKLGLAHVPDDLGIPLLQTTLQLLVDSDISYHAFFLMLRQQVSPLWWQDASLMLNGAIAQPGCELDESQFHPAHLQEWRSLYHRAIAAAEHEAVAARLNRWNPDTILLRSQIEAVWEPITVDDDWQPFEQLLKRIWASVKISAPVL